A single genomic interval of Scylla paramamosain isolate STU-SP2022 chromosome 4, ASM3559412v1, whole genome shotgun sequence harbors:
- the LOC135099351 gene encoding compound eye opsin BCRH2-like, which yields MDATPEIATNILNASLPLPYSSSQVAYGYPEGYSLMDLVPDDVKPLIHPHWSNFPPVNPMWHYLLAGIFIILGILSFFGNGMVMYLFSCKKNLRSPANMFVVNLAFSDFMMMVTQFPMYVVNCFEGGYWTLGAFACQVHAFTGAIFGLTSLLTLAAIGYDRYCVIVKAFDGGHISSSKAFIMILFCWGYATAVSIWPFFGWNAYIPEGILTSCSFDYISRDWGTRSFGIFLFVMCYCIPLLIIIFVYSQIVSAIRAHERALREQAKKMNVQTLRSNSDQNKQSAEVRIAKVAVGNVFLWLLTWTPYAAVVLTGLFGDQNKLTPLVSALPGLICKTASVYNPIMFAISHPRFRLALMEVWPWFCIHEDKDDDTKSTKTEDGETK from the exons ATGGACGCAACTCCCGAAATAGCTACTAACATTTTGAATGCCTCTTTGCCGCTTCCCTACAGCAGCAGCCAGGTAGCCTATGGCTACCCCGAAGGCTACTCGCTCATGGACTTGGTTCCTGACGACGTGAAGCCCTTGATCCATCCTCACTGGAGCAACTTCCCTCCCGTCAACCCCATGTGGCACTACCTGCTGGCCGGCATCTTCATCATCCTGGGCATTCTCTCCTTCTTCGGTAACGGCATGGTCATGTATCTGTTCTCGTGCAAGAAGAATCTCCGCTCGCCCGCCAACATGTTCGTGGTCAACTTGGCTTTCAGCGACttcatgatgatggtgacacaGTTTCCCATGTACGTGGTGAACTGCTTTGAAGGTGGCTACTGGACCCTTGGCGCCTTTGCCTGCCAGGTGCACGCTTTCACGGGGGCAATCTTTGGACTCACCTCCCTTCTGACACTGGCAGCTATCGGCTACGATCGCTACTGCGTTATCGTGAAGGCCTTCGATGGCGGTCACATCAGCTCAAGCAAGGCCTTCATTATGATCCTGTTCTGCTGGGGATACGCCACCGCCGTGTCCATCTGGCCCTTCTTCGGCTGGAACGCCTACATTCCTGAGGGCATCCTCACTTCCTGTAGCTTCGACTACATCAGCCGAGATTGGGGAACCAGGTCCTTCGGCATCTTCCTGTTCGTCATGTGCTACTGCATCCctctcctcatcattatcttcgtCTACTCCCAGATCGTTAGTGCCATCCGTGCCCACGAGAGGGCGCTGCGGGAACAGGCCAAGAAAATGAACGTGCAAACCCTTCGTTCCAACTCCGACCAGAATAAGCAGAGCGCGGAGGTGCGCATCGCCAAGGTGGCCGTTGGCAACGTGTTTCTATGGCTGCTCACCTGGACTCCTTACGCCGCCGTGGTTTTGACG GGTTTGTTTGGCGACCAGAACAAGCTGACACCTCTCGTGTCCGCCTTGCCGGGACTCATCTGCAAGACAGCCTCCGTGTACAACCCCATCATGTTCGCCATCTCGCATCCCAGGTTCCGCCTGGCGCTGATGGAGGTGTGGCCCTGGTTCTGCATCCACGAGGATAAGGACGACGACACCAAGTCTACGAAGACTGAAGATGGTGAGACCAAATAG
- the LOC135099330 gene encoding compound eye opsin BCRH2-like produces the protein MAQRMMNASLPLPYGSNQVTYGYPEGYSLMDLVPDDVKPLIHPHWSNFPPVNPMWHYLLAGIFIILGILSFFGNGMVMYLFSCKKSLRSPANMFVVNLAFSDFMMMVSQFPMYVVNCFEGGYWTLGAFACQVHAFTGAIFGLTSLLTLAAIGYDRYCVIVKAFDGGHISSGKAFIMILFCWGYATAVSIWPFFGWNAYIPEGILTSCSFDYISRDWGTRSFGLFLFIMCYCIPLLVIIFVYSQIVGAIRAHERALREQAKKMNVQTLRSNADQNKQSAEVRIAKVAVGNVFLWLLTWTPYAAVVLTGLFGDQDKLTPIVSALPGLICKTASVYNPIMFAISHPKFRLALMEVWPWFCVHENKDDDSKSTKTESESGK, from the exons ATGGCTCAAAGGATGATGAATGCCTCTTTGCCGCTTCCCTACGGCAGCAACCAGGTAACCTATGGCTACCCCGAAGGGTACTCGCTCATGGACTTGGTTCCTGACGACGTGAAGCCCTTGATCCATCCTCACTGGAGCAACTTCCCTCCAGTCAACCCCATGTGGCACTACCTGCTGGCCGGCATCTTCATCATCCTGGGCATTCTCTCCTTCTTCGGTAATGGCATGGTCATGTATCTGTTCTCGTGCAAGAAGAGTCTCCGCTCGCCCGCCAACATGTTCGTGGTCAACTTGGCTTTCAGTGACTTCATGATGATGGTGTCACAGTTTCCCATGTACGTGGTGAACTGCTTTGAAGGCGGCTACTGGACCCTTGGCGCCTTTGCCTGCCAGGTACACGCCTTCACAGGGGCGATCTTTGGACTCACCTCCCTTTTGACACTGGCAGCTATCGGCTACGATCGCTACTGCGTTATCGTGAAGGCCTTCGACGGCGGTCACATCAGCTCAGGCAAGGCCTTCATTATGATCCTCTTTTGCTGGGGATACGCCACCGCCGTCTCCATATGGCCCTTCTTCGGCTGGAACGCCTACATTCCTGAGGGCATCCTCACTTCCTGTAGCTTCGACTACATCAGCCGAGATTGGGGAACCAGATCCTTCGGCCTCTTCCTGTTCATCATGTGCTACTGCATCCCTCTCCTCGTCATCATCTTCGTCTACTCCCAGATCGTTGGCGCCATCCGTGCCCACGAGAGAGCGCTGCGCGAACAAGCCAAGAAAATGAATGTGCAAACCCTTCGTTCCAACGCCGACCAGAATAAGCAGAGTGCGGAGGTGCGCATCGCCAAGGTGGCCGTTGGCAACGTGTTCCTGTGGTTGCTCACCTGGACTCCTTACGCCGCCGTGGTCTTGACG GGTTTGTTTGGCGACCAGGACAAGCTGACGCCTATCGTGTCCGCTCTGCCAGGACTCATTTGCAAGACAGCCTCCGTGTACAACCCCATCATGTTTGCGATCTCACATCCCAAGTTCCGCCTGGCACTGATGGAGGTTTGGCCTTGGTTCTGCGTCCACGAGAATAAGGACGATGACTCCAAGTCCACGAAGACCGAGTCTGAAAGCGGCAAGTAA
- the LOC135099329 gene encoding compound eye opsin BCRH2-like produces MTNSIMNSSMPLPYSSSQVAFGYPEGYSLLDLVPDDVKPLIHPHWSNFPPVNPMWHYLLAGIFIILGILSFFGNGMVMYLFSCKKNLRSPANMFVVNLAFSDFMMMVTQFPIYVVNCFEGGYWTLGAFVCQVYAFTGSVFGLTSLLTLAAIGYDRYCVIVRAFDGGHISSGKAFIMILFCWGYAIAVSIWPFFGWNAYIPEGILTSCSFDYISRDWGTRSFGIFLFVMCYVLPLLLIIFVYSQIVSAIRAHERALREQAKKMNVQNLRSNADQNKQSAEVRIAKVAVGNVFLWLLTWTPYAVVVMLGLFGDQNKLTPLVSALPGLIAKTASVYNPIMFAISHPRFRLALMEVWPWFCIHEEKDDDTKSTKTEDGETK; encoded by the exons ATGACTAACAGCATAATGAATTCCTCAATGCCGCTTCCCTACAGCAGCAGCCAGGTAGCCTTTGGCTACCCCGAAGGCTACTCGCTCTTAGACTTGGTTCCTGACGACGTAAAGCCCTTGATCCATCCTCACTGGAGCAACTTCCCTCCCGTCAACCCCATGTGGCACTATCTACTGGCCGGTATCTTCATCATCCTGGGCATTCTCTCCTTCTTCGGTAACGGCATGGTCATGTATCTGTTCTCGTGCAAGAAGAATCTCCGCTCGCCCGCCAATATGTTCGTGGTCAACTTGGCTTTCAGTGACttcatgatgatggtgacacaGTTTCCCATCTACGTAGTGAACTGCTTTGAAGGTGGCTATTGGACCCTTGGCGCCTTTGTCTGCCAGGTATACGCCTTCACGGGGTCAGTCTTTGGACTCACCTCCCTCCTGACACTGGCAGCCATTGGCTACGATCGCTACTGCGTTATCGTGAGGGCCTTCGACGGCGGTCACATCAGCTCTGGCAAGGCCTTCATTATGATCCTGTTCTGCTGGGGATACGCCATCGCCGTCTCCATCTGGCCCTTCTTCGGCTGGAACGCCTACATCCCTGAGGGCATCCTCACTTCCTGTAGCTTCGACTACATCAGCCGAGATTGGGGAACCAGGTCCTTTGGCATCTTCCTGTTCGTTATGTGCTACGTCTTGCCTCTGCTCCTCATCATATTCGTCTACTCCCAGATCGTTAGTGCCATCCGTGCCCACGAGAGGGCGCTGCGTGAGCAAGCCAAGAAAATGAACGTGCAAAACCTTCGTTCCAATGCCGACCAGAATAAGCAGAGTGCGGAGGTGCGTATCGCCAAGGTGGCCGTTGGCAACGTGTTCCTGTGGCTGCTCACCTGGACTCCCTACGCCGTCGTGGTCATGCTG GGTCTGTTTGGAGACCAGAACAAGCTGACGCCTCTCGTGTCCGCGTTGCCGGGACTCATAGCCAAGACAGCCTCCGTGTACAACCCCATCATGTTCGCCATCTCGCATCCCAGGTTCCGCCTGGCGCTGATGGAGGTGTGGCCCTGGTTCTGCATCCACGAGGAAAAGGACGACGACACCAAGTCTACTAAGACTGAAGATGGTGAGACCAAATAG
- the LOC135099336 gene encoding compound eye opsin BCRH2-like gives MAQRMMNASLPLPYGSNQVTYGYPEGYSLMDLVPDDVKPLIHPHWSNFPPVNPMWHYLLAGIFIILGILSFFGNGMVMYLFSCKKSLRSPANMFVVNLAFSDFMMMVSQFPMYVVNCFEGGYWTLGAFACQVHAFTGAIFGLTSLLTLAAIGYDRYCVIVKAFDGGHISSGKAFIMILFCWGYATAVSIWPFFGWNAYIPEGILTSCSFDYISRDWGTRSFGLFLFIMCYCIPLLVIIFVYSQIVGAIRAHERALREQAKKMNVQTLRSNADQNKQSAEVRIAKVAVGNVFLWLLTWTPYAAVVLTGLFGDQDKLTPIVSALPGLICKTASVYNPIMFAISHPKFRLALMEVWPWFCVHENKDDDSKSTKTESESGK, from the exons ATGGCTCAAAGGATGATGAATGCCTCTTTGCCGCTTCCCTACGGCAGCAACCAGGTAACCTATGGCTACCCCGAAGGGTACTCGCTCATGGACTTGGTTCCTGACGACGTAAAGCCCTTGATCCATCCTCACTGGAGCAACTTCCCTCCAGTCAACCCCATGTGGCACTACCTGCTGGCCGGCATCTTCATCATCCTGGGCATCCTCTCCTTCTTCGGTAACGGCATGGTCATGTATCTGTTCTCGTGCAAGAAGAGTCTCCGCTCGCCCGCCAACATGTTCGTGGTCAACTTGGCTTTCAGCGACTTCATGATGATGGTGTCACAGTTTCCCATGTACGTGGTGAACTGCTTTGAAGGCGGCTACTGGACCCTTGGCGCCTTTGCCTGCCAGGTACACGCCTTCACAGGGGCGATCTTTGGACTCACCTCCCTTTTGACACTGGCAGCTATCGGCTACGATCGCTACTGCGTTATCGTGAAGGCCTTCGACGGCGGTCACATCAGCTCAGGCAAGGCCTTCATTATGATCCTCTTTTGCTGGGGATACGCCACCGCCGTCTCCATATGGCCCTTCTTCGGCTGGAACGCCTACATTCCTGAGGGCATCCTCACTTCCTGTAGCTTCGACTACATCAGCCGAGATTGGGGAACTAGATCCTTCGGCCTCTTCCTGTTCATCATGTGCTACTGTATCCCTCTCCTCGTCATCATCTTCGTCTACTCCCAGATCGTTGGCGCCATCCGTGCCCACGAGAGGGCGCTGCGCGAACAAGCCAAGAAAATGAATGTGCAAACCCTTCGTTCCAACGCCGACCAGAATAAGCAGAGTGCGGAGGTGCGCATCGCCAAGGTGGCCGTTGGCAACGTGTTCCTGTGGTTGCTCACCTGGACTCCTTACGCCGCCGTGGTCTTGACG GGTTTGTTTGGCGACCAGGACAAGCTGACGCCTATCGTGTCCGCTCTGCCAGGACTCATTTGCAAGACAGCCTCCGTGTACAACCCCATCATGTTTGCGATCTCACATCCCAAGTTCCGTCTGGCACTGATGGAGGTTTGGCCTTGGTTCTGCGTCCACGAGAATAAGGACGATGACTCCAAGTCCACGAAGACCGAGTCTGAAAGCGGCAAGTAA